The region TCGTATCTTATTAACGCGTTAATGTAGAAACGCGTGCGTTTCCAAATATAGAAAACGTTTCTTGTCACCTAGGAACAGACCGGGGGTGACAAGGATCGGCACGATGTTCGGACTTTTCGGATATCCCagcacgcagctcggctCGAAATACTCGTTTGGTGCTCGTGTGTGTCCATCTAAAGAGGCATCTTTTGGGCGCACGTATAGAACGTACCATGCCGTCTATAAGGTCGGAGAACCCTATCCTATTCCCTCCGACAAAACACATACACTCGTATAACATAAAACTCATGAATTCCGGTGTAGCTACTTGTGCAAGCCGTTACGTAGGGTCCATGTCATGGACAACTAGAGAGCGTTTAACCGATGCAGATCTCCTTGAGGAGGTCAAGGAGGTCACCAACGAGAGGAATGGCCTTGCCAATCTGGTCCTCGGTAGCATCAAGGCCCTCGAGTAGAGGCTTGACTTCGGGCACGATCTCCTCGAGAACGTTGTCAAGGCTGAGTTAGTACAACCACGAAAAAAAAATACGTACACGCCAAGGAGACCACCACCGCAGGGCTTGCTGCTGTtcgagcggcgctggaGGCCGGCGTCAGCGACAACAGGGgcctgcgcggcaggcgaAGCCATGgccaccgaggcggcgacAACGGCAGTAGCGGCAAAGATACGAGTGAACTGCATGATGGAGCGGTGGTTGCTTGAAGAGCTTGTCAAGGAGCTTGAGGAGCTTGGGGCTTCAACTAGGGTGCTTTTATGCTCTTCCCACAGAGCTTATCATCTGTATGTCCTATCGTGACAGCAATATCGTGACGCGACGCTTCCGTCTGTATTGTTTATCCGAACGTATCCCAGCATCGTTGCATTGCGCCTCACGTTGCATGCTGTCAGGGCACTATTACCGCATCGGTATTTTTTCACAGCTTATCGGCGAAAATGGATCGCCAGTGAGATTATGCCGCTCGGACTCCGCCCGAacggacgtgcgcgagctcctgggGAGGAACACGCTCCGAGTCACCGCTTACAGCGCTACCTAATTTGGCAGAGCTGCATCGAAATGGCGTCAACAACACATATCCTGTCAGATAACACTTTCTCATCTCTATCATCTGAGTGCTGCGTAGATTTTCCGAATTCGTCCGTAGTCACTAGCGAGGCCATGGCCGGAATCGGTTCCGATAAGGATGCGCCGGTCCCAACGCATGTGGAGGCCCGATCGGCGTTATGCTCGTGGAGCCCCTCACCTAATCTCGCCGAATAACAAGCAGCGATGTCAGCCAAGTTTCTTATCGGGGATAAAACGGCTCAATAAAGTACAGGAGTAGAACTTGAAGCATGAGCGCCAAAGTCACGGCGAAACCATCTGGTCCAGTGTAGCCTCCTGAGACAAGGCGGCGTCGCAATGAGCGGCACCTGTACATGATAAGCACCATTTTGAAGAGCATAAAAGCAGAGAAGTAAGAGCCCCGACATTCTCATCAAGCTCCTTCAAGCTCTCAGCTCCTCAAGAAGCCTCCTCTCAAACATGCAGTTCACTCGTATCTTTGCCGCTACTGCCGTTgtcgccgcctcggtggcCATGGCCtcgcctgccgcgcagccTCCTGTTGTCGCTGACGCCGGCCtccagcgccgctcgagcagcagcaaaAGCTCTTGCGGCGACGGTCTCCTTGGCGAGTACGTATTTCCTCGTGGTCAAACTAACCCTAGGCTCGACAAGACGCTCGAGAGCATCCTCCCCGAGCTGAAGCCCCTGCTGGAAGCTGTTGACGCTACTGagaccgagctcggcaaggccaTCCCCCTTGTTGGTGACCTCCTTGACCTCCTCAAGGCGATCTGCATCGGTTAAATGCTTTGTTGATGATGAGCTTATGACCTGAACCCTACGTAACGGCTTGTACAAGTAGCTACTTTGGAATTCATGGTGATATGGTTGAAATACAGGGCAGGTCGAGCATCTGCCCTCTCGGACCTTGGGTCCAGTGCACGGATCGGGAGGACCAGTAGCTCACTGGATCGGCTGGATTGAAGCACGTGGTGGTAAAGCAGCCTGAGGTCTGTGTGGAGCACCAAGAGCGAGGCACTGAACAGCAAGCACCAGTGCAGAGGCGATCGGCTTGGCACAGATTAGCGTATAGACGAGGTGCGAGACGTCGATCCTTCCTTTTGTCGTATCGCCGGGATGCGATCGTGCACCCGGTGCGCCCTGCATTTACTCCAATAGCCCATCCAAGACTTGGATaatgcgccgctgcatCGCAATCGCATCCGTATCTTTAGTTTCAAAGAAGGAGGGGATCTCCAGCTAGGTGAGCAGTGCGTCGTACCTCTTCGAGTCTTTGCTGTTGGTCGTGCTGCATGGTATCCCAGCGCCGGAGCGCTTCCCAGACCCATCGGGCATGAGTTGCTTGtagccgcgcgccgctgtgTAAGCCAATTCACGTACTCGGCACCCCGTAGTTTTTCGCCGTCGCTTCCTAtcagctcggcacgctcggtcGCGAGTCTCTGCTCCAGCGCGTATTGGGCCGCTTTCATCTGGGTGAGACCTTGTACCTACTCTCTTCAGCTCAGCAATAAACACTGGATCTCTTGCCTTTTCCGTGACGATCggcagcgcatcggcgaACCGCATTGTGCGTAAGTCCTTGGCCGGGGCCTTGGGTTCCGACTTTTCCTCGAAAACAGGTTTCCACGGGTCGTACGTCTCGTTCTGTTGTAAAAACGCAGGGCGCTTTGGATTGCTGGCCCATGGCCGCTGTGTTGCCGACGGCTCAGGGCGTGGCTGCTCCGGCACTTCGTCCTGCTCCCGGAGCTTGGCCAGCAGCGCCCGTACACCACCTGGGTCGTCCATTGTGGAGCCTCCACTTGGCCTAATTCGAAGAAAGTGCCCCTTTTATGCCATCCACACAAGGCGGACGCCCCGCGAAGCGCCGGCGGCAAGAAGGTGGTGAGCACCAGCGCCACCGCACGCGACTGGCCACggtcctcggcacgcccaaTGTAAGTGGCGTTTTCATGTCCTGTGCGCGCGGGAAGGAGCGGAAAGCCGCGATGGAGCTGGTCGATGTGATGGACGAGGTACGTCCTGATGCTTACGTAGCACTGCCGCGCGCTGTACGGCAccggcgatgcgcccgtTGTGGACGAAGATGATATGGATGCGCTGAGGAAtggagcgccgcccgccgcggcgcctcctcctccggccgccgacgacatTGAAGCGCAGATCCGCGGCGAGTTGGCTCAGCTGCGTGCTCCCAAGACGCGTtcgacgcgcctcgtgtCCCTCGAGACGGACACCGAGTGCCTGTGTTTTATCAagtgtgcgccgcccgtggATGCAGGGCGAGTCATCCGGCGCGTGTTGGAAGACGTTGAAAAGACGGGCGAGTCGCGTTCTCGGTtcgtccagcgcctcgcgcctgTCAACACGCTCTGCCGCGCCGAGACCGAGGCGATCCGGACGGCTGCGACGCATGTCCTGCCGCGTTTCTTTACGTCGGAGCGCCCGAGGACGGTGCGTCTCGTTTCTAACGCAGTATCGTATTGAGCCCCGTATCCGCTCGCACACTTCGCTGtcgcgcgacacgctcaTCCCCCTGATTGCCTCGTGCATCCCCGAcaatgcggcgcaccgcgtggACCTCGCCAATGCCGAGATTGTGATtctcgtcgaggtgctcaagAATGTGTGTGGAATCGGTGCGATGGAAGACTacgagcggctcggcaaGCTCAATGtccagacgctcgcgcagcgtgcccaGAACCTCGCACCGTCGCGtgtcggcgacggcaaggCGAAGAaagacgaggacgcggcggagcAGGAAAAGGTCACCGAGACTCTTACGCACGACGTGCCTCGGGCGGCGGATGCCGAGGTGGAGAGCGCACAAGACCCCTGAGCTAGGCGTATACCTATAGAACTGCCCTTTTTGCATTCCACTGCGCGATGGCtgcagcgagcgcatcgattTCCGCATCCGTGTTGTGCGTATGAATACATATCCGCACGCGCTCTTCGCCGCGTGGGACGGTGGGGTAgcagacgccgcgcacgaggAACCCTTGCTCTTGGAGGAAGGCTGCCATGGCCTtggcgtgcggcgtgcggtaCGGCACGATGGGCGAGGCTGGCACTCGttcgtgcggcggcgcatggcGTCCCAGTGCGCTGTACATGCGCCGTGTCCGTGCATGCACCACGTCCTGGCGCACGCTGTCCTTGTCCAGGATatcgagcaccgcgtcgatcgcagcgacgctcggcggcgcaagcgacGTCGAATAAATCAGCGGGCGTGCATAGTTCAGGAGATATTCGCGCCAGAGCGGCGGGCAcagcacggccgcgcccgcACACCCCAGCGCCTTGCCAAAGgtgacgaggcgcacggcgacgtcgtcgtaccgtccgagcgccgcgaccagGCCGCTCCCTTTTGCCCCATACACGCCGACCGCATGCGCCTCGTCTACCAAGACGCACTGACGCTCGTAAGGGACATGCTTTTGTAGGACAGCGatgagctcgtcgaggcagCACACGGTGCCGTCCATGCTGTACAcgctctcgagcgcgagaaaGACATTGCCTTCCCGTGCCATGCTCCCCAGGACGCGGTCGAGATCGCGCGGGTCGTTGTGGCCAAAGGACTGGCACGCctttgcgcgcgacgcccgcaTACCGTCGTGCATGCTTGCGTGCAccagcgcgtcgtacaCCACGACGTCGCCCGGCTGGGGCAGCGTCGTGAGGAGCGACACGTTCGCGTCGTACCCGCTATTGAACAAGAGCGCCGACTCCCCATGAAAGTGCCGCGCAATCCGTGCTTCCAGCTGCGTATGCTGCGCCGAGTCGCCGTCCAGCAGGCGGCTTCCAGTGCTGCCCatcgcgaggcgctgcgccgtgaTGCGCTCCACGAGCCCCGCGCGCCCCTCGCTCGATCGCGCGATCGAGAGGTAGTCGTTCGACGAAAAGTCGGCACACTTTTCGAACCGCGCCGCAGtgtccgcgtcgccgaggagcaggtgccgccgcgtcccgagcgcctcgcgccgccgcagcgccgctgcgagctgctcgccgagcatgAATGCTGACAAAACATCTCCACACCATGATGGACGGCGTctttgcggcgcacgccgcggtgcgtgcgctcccGGACGGGGCGAGTGCGCTGGCGTGTACCGGTAGGTTCTTAAGCTAATGTAGATGAGACGGTGTATGTCGGGACCGCGTCTGGAAGCGTCGCGTCGTACGCTGTGCCGGCCACCCAGGAGTGGGCCGGGCCGAGCACCCAGACAGTGTCGCGGCGgagcgtcgagcaggtggtgcgggtgccgcgcaccgactacctcgcgctcgtgtcCGACGGGTGTGTGATGCTGTGGGACGAGAAAAGCAAGCcggtgcgcctgccgccgaCCAAGACGGCCAAGGCGGTGGCCGTCGGGACGTGGACCGAgtcggcagcgcgctcacggcgccggccgcgtgcCTCGCGTGCGGTCGGCCTGCGGGGCATGGACGAGATTGCAGAGGAAATGCAGTcgccgggcggcgtcgtgcacgtATCGatgctcgccgtcgcctgccggcggcacctcgtcgtcTACCGCTGGGTCGACGGGGTCTTTTGGGACCAAAAAGAGCTCGGCCTGCCTCATGCGCCGCTCACGCTCGCGGTGCTTCCTGGGCAGGGGATCTTTGTGGGGTGCGCGGTCGACGACTACGTCCGCGTGCAGGTGCCGTCCGTCCAtgcgtcgaccgccgcctcgttgccccagcgcagcgcggaaaccggcgcgacggcgctcgtcgtggGCGACTGGACCGACGACAGCGAGTGGCCGGTGTACGCAGTGACGATCCCcccgtcgctcgcgccggcgcccgagcccgcgCGGGGCTGGGGCCTGATGACGCGCCGTCCCccgccgctgctgctcgcccTCGATACCCATGTCCTTGTGGGGCTCGAGCAGTGCGGCGTGCTTGTGGATGGCgtgggccgcgcgcggcgtacgccgcagctcgcgtGGGACGCCCCCCCGCGGGCGATTGTCGATGCGGCGCCCTACCTGGTGCTCGTTCCGAGTTCCGGGGCGCACCTTGCGATCCATATGCGCAATACGCTGCGGCTTGTGCAgaccgtgccgctcgacggcggcagcgaggcgcggatgctggccgcgagcggcgcggcggtgtacgccgcgctgggcgggcgtgctgcgctgtcgctcctggcgctgcgctcgcgcccgtgggctgcgcagctcgaggatctcgagcgcgccggcgagtacgacgaggcgctgacgctcctcgacatGCTGGACGCGAAGCAGCTGCCCGACGTCGCTtcccgccgcgcccgcaTGCAAGGgctggtcggcgtgcagcgcttTGAGCAAGGCGAGTACGACGCGGCGATGGACCTCTTTATCGAGGTCGACATGAACCCCGCCAAGGTCCTTGCGCTGTATCCCCCCGAGATTTCTGGCGCCCTTGCACGCGGCTCTGGGGCGTGGCGtgcgctctttggcgcgcagcagagCGTAGGCAGGtcggacgagcgcgagacgccgcgtgcggcgctcgatgcactcgcgcgcttcctcaccgaccgccgccgcgtggtGCGCCCACTTGTCGCGCACCTCTCGAGTGCCTCGTCGCAGGAGCCCCGCGCGGCagaggcgctccttgcgctgccgaTCAGCcacacggcgctcgagacgctcgacgaggagcagctgATGCTCGTCGCAcagctcgtcgacacggcgctcttCAAGACATTTCTGCATACCAagccggcgctcgtcgggcCGCTGTGCCGTGTGGACAACTGGTGCGAGGTGCGCCAGGTCGAGCGGCTGCTCAAGGCGCACGGCATGTCGCAGGAGCTCGTGGCGCTGTACCGTGCCAAGAGCATGCACCGCGAGGCTCTGGCcctgctgcgtgagcaggcgcaggacgcacACGGCGAGGACAAGGTGCGCCCGACGATCGAGTacctgcaggcgctcgggaGCGACGACGTGGACCTCGTGCTGGAGTACGCCCACTGGGTCCTTGCCGCGGACCCCGTGCGCGGCATGGAGATCTTTACGGATGCGTgccgcctgccgcggctgcgcgtcgtcgaggacctcgaggcgtTCGACCCTGCGCTGTGCATTACCTACCTCAACTACCTGCTGAGCAAAgacgagggcgagccgATGCTGCATAccaagctcgcgctgctctaCCTGCAGCAGTGCCAAGGCAAGGAGGGCGACGCGtaccaggcgctgctcgaccacCTGCACACGTCGACGCAGtacgatgcgcgcgcgctcctcccTGCGCTCCCCCCCGCGCCCGCGtttgccgcggcgcacgccgaggtgcttgggcgcctcgggcgccacgacgaggcgctgcacctctATGTCGTGCACCTCGAGgacctcgcggcggccgagcgctaCTGTATTGACGCGAACGCGCCCAGCATCTGGATTatgctgctgcgcctcgcgctcgagcactccgaggaccgccgcgcggcgctcggcctgcttgcgcggcacgcagccgaaatgccggtcgacgacgcgcttgcgctcctgcccAAGTCGTCCACGGTACGCGACGTGCAAGAGTACCTGTgcaaggcgctgcgtgcccaGGCGTcggagcgcagcacgctTCAAGTcgtgcagcacgtcgccgagcggcgtgccgacgacgtcggcgacgcgctgcgcagcaggcagcagcgccatgtgctcgtcgccgagtcgcgcaCGTGTGCGCAGTGccagcggcggctcggcaaTGCCGTGCTTGCCGTGATGCCGGGCTCGGGCAAGACACTGCACTACTACTGCGCGCACGAAGGCAAACGGCTTCGATAGTCTCTTGTAGGCCGCGTCCGTGCACCTCCACATTGCCGGCCGAGCTCGTAAAAGCGCGTGACGGCCCGGGGGTGGGCGCTCTCTTCAAACGAGTGCGTATCGGCGAGTGACTAATGCAGATGAATCAGGTGCGCCGTGCACCGATACGATCGTTTTTTGCCCGTTTATCGCCTAGTGTAACTCCGTGCATTCGTAGATacacgagctcggcctaTACGCGACGCGAGCTTCTTTCcaaggtgcgcacgcttcGAAATGCGTTTCCCGACAGCTGCTGAACCCGGATCCTCTTCGTTTGTTCTTTCGCTTGTTCTCTTCTTTTCTACTTTTGTGTGGCAGAGAGTTTTTGTTCCCCTCGGCTTTCCCTCCATTACGACCCCTGGACGTTTGGCCCCGATGAGCACTTCGACCGACGGTTCGCAGTGGTTCCGCCTGCcggcggacgtgcgcccTGCGCACTATGATCTGACGATCCTTTCTGATCTCGACCTCCTCGACTTCCAAGGTGCTGCGGACATTTCGCTGACGGTGCTGCACCCCACGCGCAAGCTCGCATTCAATGCGGGCAAGAGCCTCGAGCtgagcgacgtgctcgtctCGTGGGACGACAAGCAGGAGCGTGTGAAGCCTGCCGTCGACtccgagcacgagcgcgcgacggTGACGCTGGGCG is a window of Malassezia japonica chromosome 7, complete sequence DNA encoding:
- a CDS encoding uncharacterized protein (SECRETED:SignalP(1-25)), with the protein product MQFTRIFAATAVVAASVAMASPAAQAPVVADAGLQRRSNSSKPCGGGLLGVLDNVLEEIVPEVKPLLEGLDATEDQIGKAIPLVGDLLDLLKEICIG
- a CDS encoding uncharacterized protein (SECRETED:SignalP(1-20)), with the protein product MQFTRIFAATAVVAASVAMASPAAQPPVVADAGLQRRSSSSKSSCGDGLLGELDKTLESILPELKPLLEAVDATETELGKAIPLVGDLLDLLKAICIG
- a CDS encoding uncharacterized protein (EggNog:ENOG503NWIV; BUSCO:EOG09264829; COG:S), with product MELVDVMDEHCRALYGTGDAPVVDEDDMDALRNGAPPAAAPPPPAADDIEAQIRGELAQLRAPKTRSTRLVSLETDTECLCFIKCAPPVDAGRVIRRVLEDVEKTGESRSRFVQRLAPVNTLCRAETEAIRTAATHVLPRFFTSERPRTYRIEPRIRSHTSLSRDTLIPLIASCIPDNAAHRVDLANAEIVILVEVLKNVCGIGAMEDYERLGKLNVQTLAQRAQNLAPSRVGDGKAKKDEDAAEQEKVTETLTHDVPRAADAEVESAQDP
- a CDS encoding 8-amino-7-oxononanoate synthase (COG:E; EggNog:ENOG503NVVS), yielding MLGEQLAAALRRREALGTRRHLLLGDADTAARFEKCADFSSNDYLSIARSSEGRAGLVERITAQRLAMGSTGSRLLDGDSAQHTQLEARIARHFHGESALLFNSGYDANVSLLTTLPQPGDVVVYDALVHASMHDGMRASRAKACQSFGHNDPRDLDRVLGSMAREGNVFLALESVYSMDGTVCCLDELIAVLQKHVPYERQCVLVDEAHAVGVYGAKGSGLVAALGRYDDVAVRLVTFGKALGCAGAAVLCPPLWREYLLNYARPLIYSTSLAPPSVAAIDAVLDILDKDSVRQDVVHARTRRMYSALGRHAPPHERVPASPIVPYRTPHAKAMAAFLQEQGFLVRGVCYPTVPRGEERVRICIHTHNTDAEIDALAAAIAQWNAKRAVL
- the VAM6 gene encoding Vacuolar morphogenesis protein 6 (COG:U; BUSCO:EOG09260OCI; EggNog:ENOG503NY6X), with the protein product MMDGVFAAHAAVRALPDGASALACTDETVVASYAVPATQEWAGPSTQTVSRRSVEQVVRVPRTDYLALVSDGCVMLWDEKSKPVRLPPTKTAKAVAVGTWTESAARSRRRPRASRAVGLRGMDEIAEEMQSPGGVVHVSMLAVACRRHLVVYRWVDGVFWDQKELGLPHAPLTLAVLPGQGIFVGCAVDDYVRVQVPSVHASTAASLPQRSAETGATALVVGDWTDDSEWPVYAVTIPPSLAPAPEPARGWGLMTRRPPPLLLALDTHVLVGLEQCGVLVDGVGRARRTPQLAWDAPPRAIVDAAPYLVLVPSSGAHLAIHMRNTLRLVQTVPLDGGSEARMLAASGAAVYAALGGRAALSLLALRSRPWAAQLEDLERAGEYDEALTLLDMLDAKQLPDVASRRARMQGLVGVQRFEQGEYDAAMDLFIEVDMNPAKVLALYPPEISGALARGSGAWRALFGAQQSVGRSDERETPRAALDALARFLTDRRRVVRPLVAHLSSASSQEPRAAEALLALPISHTALETLDEEQLMLVAQLVDTALFKTFLHTKPALVGPLCRVDNWCEVRQVERLLKAHGMSQELVALYRAKSMHREALALLREQAQDAHGEDKVRPTIEYLQALGSDDVDLVLEYAHWVLAADPVRGMEIFTDACRLPRLRVVEDLEAFDPALCITYLNYLLSKDEGEPMLHTKLALLYLQQCQGKEGDAYQALLDHLHTSTQYDARALLPALPPAPAFAAAHAEVLGRLGRHDEALHLYVVHLEDLAAAERYCIDANAPSIWIMLLRLALEHSEDRRAALGLLARHAAEMPVDDALALLPKSSTVRDVQEYLCKALRAQASERSTLQVVQHVAERRADDVGDALRSRQQRHVLVAESRTCAQCQRRLGNAVLAVMPGSGKTLHYYCAHEGKRLR